One genomic segment of Candidatus Rokuibacteriota bacterium includes these proteins:
- the lepB gene encoding signal peptidase I: MATPQVPRAVEAEKKRKKSLVREYVEAIGIAILLALVIRTLVVQAFTIPSGSMMDTLQVGDYILVNKFLYGAEVPFTGWHLPGLRQPHRGDIVVFKYPLDEKRDFIKRIAAVPGDELVIRGNQIIINGGPAAEPYVKPGTGAFTPPRYLADRGSGEPCLAQAANAAERQPDQFGPIVIPRGHYFVMGDNRDNSQDSRYWGCLKREHIRGKAFLIYWSWNGEDGWLRWRRLGKIIW; the protein is encoded by the coding sequence GTCCGCGAGTACGTCGAGGCCATCGGGATCGCCATCCTCCTCGCCCTGGTGATCCGGACCCTCGTCGTCCAGGCGTTCACGATCCCCTCCGGGTCCATGATGGACACGCTCCAGGTGGGCGACTACATCCTGGTCAACAAGTTCCTCTACGGCGCCGAGGTCCCCTTCACCGGGTGGCACCTGCCGGGGCTCCGCCAGCCCCACCGCGGCGACATCGTGGTCTTCAAGTACCCGCTCGACGAGAAGCGTGACTTCATCAAGCGCATCGCCGCGGTGCCGGGGGACGAGCTGGTCATCCGCGGCAACCAGATCATCATCAACGGCGGGCCCGCGGCGGAGCCATACGTGAAGCCCGGGACCGGCGCGTTCACCCCGCCCCGCTATCTCGCCGACCGCGGGTCCGGGGAGCCGTGCCTGGCGCAGGCCGCCAACGCGGCCGAGAGGCAGCCGGATCAGTTCGGACCCATCGTGATCCCGCGCGGCCACTACTTCGTCATGGGCGACAACCGCGACAACAGCCAGGACAGCCGGTACTGGGGATGCCTCAAGCGCGAGCACATCCGCGGCAAGGCATTCCTGATCTACTGGTCCTGGAACGGAGAGGACGGGTGGCTCCGCTGGCGGCGGCTCGGGAAGATCATCTGGTAG